In Vigna angularis cultivar LongXiaoDou No.4 chromosome 8, ASM1680809v1, whole genome shotgun sequence, the DNA window acacaaagaaaaaggttgataCATTTGAATTTTGCaccctttcaaaacgctacaacttccatttataaaatttctcgTAAAAAtctgttaacttttttctttgtttttctatcAACTCTTTCAAGTTCACAAAAGCGAGTCATTTCCTTGtggtttgattctttttgcATGGGAAAAAGCTTGAAGGAGTGatagaaatccaaagaaaaaggttgagagaTTTGGATTTCACaccctttcaaaacgctacaacctccattcaccaaaatccttctacattttaactATCCCGTGGATCTTTTCGtggtttgattttcatttttttcctatatttaatgtttaactACAAAATCAGTGGATCTGATTTCTGGCAGAAAACAACTCCAGGAAAACTTAATAATTGAATCATTAAAAAATGATCAAACCGTGCAATGGTTAAGCATTATATCTATAGAGGAGTCAATTAACGACGAACCTGTTCCTATTCGACGTGAATATCTTCTTttctaacacaacatttatcatGCCCGACAAACTGTCTTTTCCCATATAAAGTAGACATCAAGTAGTGTCAAAATTTGACGTGAATCTCTTCGTTTCTAACACATCATTTATCATGAACTGCAAACTGCCTTTAACTGTATAAAGTAGACGTCAAGTGGTGTCGATATTCTACATGAATCTCTTTGTttctaacacaacatttatcatGCCCAACAAACTACCTTTTCCAATATAAAGTAGACATCGAGTAGTGTCAAAATGCAACGTGAATCTCTTCGTttctaacacaacatttatcatGCGCAGCAAACTGCCTTTAACCGTAGAAAGTAGATGTCGAGTGGTTTCAATATTCGACGTGAACCTCTTCATTCTTACCATGACCAGCCAACTACATTTCCCATATATCATGATGGATATCATGATGGCAAAGTACACGTCGAAGCTCCAAAAGAATGCGACGTTTtatggttggtttaaaagaaaaaagaaaaaaaaaataaaatggagtTACTGCTTGGCGAATTAAACGTCGAAGCCCTCGAAGAATTCGATGTTTTATAGTTTgattacaagaaaaaaagaaaaataatggtGCACTGGTCTGAATAATTACCACTATAGAAGTCGAATTATCATGGTATTCGACGTTCTATTCTGAACCTAATAggtttgatatatatatataatctataaatCTATTCCTGTATCATTGCGTCAAAAACTATATTCTTAAAGCCTTAATGAGAGAAGACTTCTAAATCTTGTTCTCAAATGACTTCTTTATCTTCACGACGTGGAAAGAAGGCGTCATAGATTGTAAGAAATGCTAGTCCAAAtggatggataagtgatgacgaaacacaatacaaattagGTTGTTATAGAAAACTCATGGTGATGGTCCCTCACAAGTTCTTAtgttttttcatgaaaaatccAAAAAGTGAATCTTAGAGTCATTGTTTGTTTAATAACCAGTTCAAATAGGTATAATATATCTAGCGTGAATATAAATCCTATGATTGTGGGTTATTTAGGGGTCGAAAGTATTCAAAGATTCCAAGCAACTAGTCCAATTATTGGTGTGAAAACTCCTTTTCTATTTACTGGCATGGAGCCCAACAAAAACTACCGGAAGCACTATACTCTACCAAAACGCTTATATATATTCAATCGTTTTGGTTTACACACTTCACAATTAAGAGTAGACCGATCAAATTCAAGGTCCTTGTTTTACTCTTAGGTATTTAGTATCACCAAAAAAGTAATGACTACTTGTTTTCCTAAACTCTGTTGTGTACTTCTCCTCCTCTTGCTGCCTGCTGCAGAATCCATTCTCGGATTTAACAATATCGCAGAAATAAAGTGCATTGAGAGGGAGAGACAGGCACTCCTCAACTTCAAACATGGTCTCATAGATGCCCATGACATGCTGTCTACATGGAGAGATGACGACAACAGTCGAGATTGTTGCAAGTGGAAAGGCATACAATGTGACCATCAAACAGGTCATGTAACCATCCTTCGTCTCCGTGGTTCGAATATATATTTGAGTGGTGCAGTCAATATCACTTCACTGTTTCCCTTGCAAAATATTCAACATTTGGATCTCAGCTACAATGATTTTATAGAGAGTCACATCCCAGAAAACATGAGCTCACTTACCAACTTAAGATATCTCAATCTCTCCTATTCTTATTTTTGTGGTAACATTCCTACCCAACTTGGAAGCCTTACACATTTATTGTCTCTGGATTTAAGTCACAATTATCTTCTCCGTGGAGATATCCCTTATAAACTTGGAAGCCTTACAAATTTAAGGTATCTTGATCTCAGTTATAATAATCTTGATGGGAAAATCCCTTCTCAAATTGGAAATTTGTCACAGTTGAAATACCTTGATCTTAGTGAAAATTCCTTTTCTAGAACATTGTCTTTCCAGGTTGGCAATTTTCCTTCCTTGGACACTCTTAGACTTGCTGGTGATTTTGATGTCAAAGCTAAGGATGCAAAGTGGTTGTCTAATCTCGGTTCCCTAACACATCTTGCCTTCAATGGTATACATAACGCTGAAGCGTTGCAGATGATTCATAGTCCAAAGCTAAGAGAGTTGAGACTAGTTGATTGTTCTCTTTCAGATACCCATATTCATTCTCTGTTTTATTCACGTTCCAACTTTTCCAATTCTCTTACCATCCTTGATCTTTCTTCTAATATGCTGACATCCTCAACATTTCAATTATTGTCTAACTTTAGCCTTAATCTTCAAGAGCTTTATCTTTCTCAGAATAACATTGTTTTGTCATCTCCAGTCCACTCAACCTTTCCTTCTCTTGTGATCCTTGATCTTTCCTATAATAAGATGACATCATCGGTCTTTCAATGTATCTTCAATTTCAGttcaaaacttcaaaatctTTATTTGCGAAATTGTAGTCTTAGGGATGATAGTTTTCTCATGTCAGCTATTTCAATTACGAATTCCTCGTCTTCTCTTGTCTCGCTTGATCTCTCCTCAAATCTATTGAAATCATCATCCATATTTTACTGGTTCTTCAACTGCACTACCAATCTTCGTACACTTGAACTTAATGACAACATGTTGGAAGGTCCCATTCCAGATGGATTTGGGAAAGAAATGAACTCTCTTGAAGTTCTTAGCCTCTTTCGGAACAAACTGCAAGGCGAGATTCCATCTTTCTTTGGGAACATGTGCACATTGCAGAGTTTAGACCTCTCAAACAACAAGTTGAGTGGGAACATTTCTAGCTTCATTCAAAATTCTTCATGGTGCAACAAACAAGTGTTTCAGAGTTTGTTTTTATCTGATAACCAGATTACCGGCATTCTACCTATGAGCATTGCATTGCTATCTGAGTTGGAGATCTTGCTTTTGGATGGAAATTGTTTGGAGGGTGATGTCACTGAATCCcatctttcaaaattttccaaattaaGGCTCTTATCTTTGTCAGATAACTCCTTATCTCTAAAAATAGTCCCTAACTGGGTTCCTCCTTTTCAAATAATAAGCTTGGAACTAAGATCTTGCAAGTTGGGTCCTAGCTTTCCTAGTTGGCTCCAGACTCAACGCTCTTTACTTTATCTGGATATTTCTGAGAATAGGCTTAATGGTTCAGTACCAAAATGGTTTTGGAACAACTTGCATAATGTGGAAAGTTTGTATATGTCTCAGAATAATATCAGTGGAGCAATTCCTAATAATATATCATTGAAGCTTTTCAATAGACCGTCCATATTTctgaattcaaataattttgaagGAAAAATTCCGCAATTTTTACTACAAGCTTCAGACCTAAGGCTTTCTGATAATAAATTTTCAGATTTGTTTTCATTCGTATGTGACCAACGAACATATGTAATGGCCACCTTGGATTTATCAAACAATCAATTGAAGGGACAACTACCAGACTGTTGGAAATCTGTACATCAGTTATTGTTTCTTGATTTAAGCAACAATAAATTGTCAGGGAAGATTCCTGTGTCCATGGACAGCCTTGTTGAATTGGAAGTCTTGGTTTTACGAAACAATAACCTGACAGGTGAATTAGCTTCCACTTTGAAGAATTGCAGCAATTTAATTATGTTGGATGTGGccgaaaatatgttttttggcCCAATACCATCATGGATAGGGGAAAATATGCAACAATTGATAATATTGAACATGCGAGGGAATCATTTCTCTGGACATTTTCCAATTCAACTCTGTTGTTTGAAGCACATTCAATTCTTAGATCTTTCGAGAAATATGTTATCAAAAGGAATTCCATCTTGCTTAAAGAATTTGACTGCAATGACTGAAAAGAACATCAACACAAGTGATACTCTAAATCGTATATATTCGATGAATATCACTTATTTTGAAATGTATGGTTTTTATGGTAGGAAAAATTACACCCTTAGCATAAGCTTGATGTGGAAAGGTGTGGAACAGGGGTTCAAAAATCCAGAGTTACA includes these proteins:
- the LOC128193761 gene encoding receptor-like protein EIX2, producing the protein MIHSPKLRELRLVDCSLSDTHIHSLFYSRSNFSNSLTILDLSSNMLTSSTFQLLSNFSLNLQELYLSQNNIVLSSPVHSTFPSLVILDLSYNKMTSSVFQCIFNFSSKLQNLYLRNCSLRDDSFLMSAISITNSSSSLVSLDLSSNLLKSSSIFYWFFNCTTNLRTLELNDNMLEGPIPDGFGKEMNSLEVLSLFRNKLQGEIPSFFGNMCTLQSLDLSNNKLSGNISSFIQNSSWCNKQVFQSLFLSDNQITGILPMSIALLSELEILLLDGNCLEGDVTESHLSKFSKLRLLSLSDNSLSLKIVPNWVPPFQIISLELRSCKLGPSFPSWLQTQRSLLYLDISENRLNGSVPKWFWNNLHNVESLYMSQNNISGAIPNNISLKLFNRPSIFLNSNNFEGKIPQFLLQASDLRLSDNKFSDLFSFVCDQRTYVMATLDLSNNQLKGQLPDCWKSVHQLLFLDLSNNKLSGKIPVSMDSLVELEVLVLRNNNLTGELASTLKNCSNLIMLDVAENMFFGPIPSWIGENMQQLIILNMRGNHFSGHFPIQLCCLKHIQFLDLSRNMLSKGIPSCLKNLTAMTEKNINTSDTLNRIYSMNITYFEMYGFYGRKNYTLSISLMWKGVEQGFKNPELQLKSIDISSNNLSGEIPKEIGYLVGLVSLNLSRNNLRGEIPCEIGSLRSLESIDLSRNHFSGKIPSSLSEIDGLGKLDLSHNSL